The following are from one region of the Salvelinus fontinalis isolate EN_2023a chromosome 5, ASM2944872v1, whole genome shotgun sequence genome:
- the LOC129855151 gene encoding cytokine receptor-like factor 1 isoform X1 → MLSLLCLMLFVPRVFSSSTPVAVIFPQDPALRMGSSLTATCTVSPERGLHANTMYWTMNGKRLPSSTYDLLSPNCLSVTLHHLNGSQQQSGDNLVCHSGDGHVLAGSCLYVGMPPEKPVNLTCWSRNTKDLSCKWTPGGRGETFIKTKYTLKYKLRWYGRERECEEYSTGQRYTCYIPRDLALFTPYEIWVEASNQLGTATSDVITLDILDVVTTDPPDNVHVSRVGELEDQLTVHWGIPPALKDFLFQAKYQIRYRLEDSTEWKVVDDVGNQTSCRLAGLRAGTVYFVQVRCNPVGIYGSRKAGIWSDWSHPSAASTPHSERLQSGSCEPKPGEQNSTLRRELKQFFGWVRKHAYGCSGMSIKLYDQWRVWLQKSHKTRNQVGKNNIPFISVITQSWYITVKPMLCTTRLL, encoded by the exons ATGCTCTCCTTGTTGTGCCTCATGCTGTTTGTTCCACGTGTGTTCTCCTCATCGACAC CAGTGGCTGTAATCTTCCCCCAGGACCCGGCGTTGCGGATGGGCTCCAGCCTGACGGCCACGTGCACAGTGAGCCCCGAGCGGGGGCTGCATGCCAACACTATGTACTGGACCATGAACGGGAAGAGACTCCCTAGTAGCACGTATGACCTGCTGAGCCCCAACTGCCTCAGTGTCACTCTGCACCACCTCAATGGCTCCCAGCAACAGTCTGGGGACAACCTGGTGTGTCACAGCGGAGATGGACATGTCCTAGCTGGCTCCTGTCTCTACGTGGGCA TGCCCCCGGAGAAGCCGGTCAACCTAACCTGCTGGTCCCGAAACACAAAGGACCTGAGCTGCAAGTGGACCCCTGGGGGTCGGGGCGAAACCTTCATCAAAACCAAATACACCCTCAAGTACAAATTGAG GTGGTACGGGCGAGAGAGGGAATGTGAGGAATACAGCACGGGGCAACGCTACACGTGTTATATCCCCCGGGACTTGGCCCTCTTTACTCCCTACGAGATCTGGGTGGAGGCGTCCAATCAGCTAGGGACTGCCACCTCTGATGTCATCACTCTGGATATCCTGGATGTGG TGACCACAGACCCTCCAGATAATGTCCATGTGAGTCGTGTGGGGGAGCTTGAGGACCAACTGACAGTGCATTGGGGCATCCCCCCGGCACTCAAAGACTTCCTCTTCCAGGCCAAATACCAGATACGCTACCGACTGGAGGACAGCACTGAATGGAAG GTGGTGGACGATGTAGGTAACCAGACATCGTGCCGGCTAGCGGGGCTAAGGGCAGGGACGGTGTACTTTGTCCAGGTGAGGTGCAACCCAGTGGGGATCTACGGCTCCAGGAAGGCTGGGATCTGGAGTGACTGGAGCCACCCTTCAGCTGCCTCCACACCCCACAGTG AGCGGCTGCAGAGTGGATCATGTGAGCCCAAGCCAGGCGAACAGAACTCCACCCTGCGACGGGAGCTCAAGCAGTTCTTTGGCTGGGTTCGCAAACACGCCTATGGCTGCAGCGGCATGTCAATCAAACTCTACGACCAGTGGCGGGTGTGGCTGCAGAAATCGCATAAAACGCGCAACCAGGTAGGTAAGAATAATATCCCCTTTATTTCTGTTATAACTCAGTCATGGTACATAACTGTGAAGCCTATGCTATGTACTACTAGGCTACTGTAG
- the LOC129855151 gene encoding cytokine receptor-like factor 1 isoform X3 codes for MLSLLCLMLFVPRVFSSSTLAVIFPQDPALRMGSSLTATCTVSPERGLHANTMYWTMNGKRLPSSTYDLLSPNCLSVTLHHLNGSQQQSGDNLVCHSGDGHVLAGSCLYVGMPPEKPVNLTCWSRNTKDLSCKWTPGGRGETFIKTKYTLKYKLRWYGRERECEEYSTGQRYTCYIPRDLALFTPYEIWVEASNQLGTATSDVITLDILDVVTTDPPDNVHVSRVGELEDQLTVHWGIPPALKDFLFQAKYQIRYRLEDSTEWKVVDDVGNQTSCRLAGLRAGTVYFVQVRCNPVGIYGSRKAGIWSDWSHPSAASTPHSERLQSGSCEPKPGEQNSTLRRELKQFFGWVRKHAYGCSGMSIKLYDQWRVWLQKSHKTRNQESMWNRKRPDARRQRVTLLSAALD; via the exons ATGCTCTCCTTGTTGTGCCTCATGCTGTTTGTTCCACGTGTGTTCTCCTCATCGACAC TGGCTGTAATCTTCCCCCAGGACCCGGCGTTGCGGATGGGCTCCAGCCTGACGGCCACGTGCACAGTGAGCCCCGAGCGGGGGCTGCATGCCAACACTATGTACTGGACCATGAACGGGAAGAGACTCCCTAGTAGCACGTATGACCTGCTGAGCCCCAACTGCCTCAGTGTCACTCTGCACCACCTCAATGGCTCCCAGCAACAGTCTGGGGACAACCTGGTGTGTCACAGCGGAGATGGACATGTCCTAGCTGGCTCCTGTCTCTACGTGGGCA TGCCCCCGGAGAAGCCGGTCAACCTAACCTGCTGGTCCCGAAACACAAAGGACCTGAGCTGCAAGTGGACCCCTGGGGGTCGGGGCGAAACCTTCATCAAAACCAAATACACCCTCAAGTACAAATTGAG GTGGTACGGGCGAGAGAGGGAATGTGAGGAATACAGCACGGGGCAACGCTACACGTGTTATATCCCCCGGGACTTGGCCCTCTTTACTCCCTACGAGATCTGGGTGGAGGCGTCCAATCAGCTAGGGACTGCCACCTCTGATGTCATCACTCTGGATATCCTGGATGTGG TGACCACAGACCCTCCAGATAATGTCCATGTGAGTCGTGTGGGGGAGCTTGAGGACCAACTGACAGTGCATTGGGGCATCCCCCCGGCACTCAAAGACTTCCTCTTCCAGGCCAAATACCAGATACGCTACCGACTGGAGGACAGCACTGAATGGAAG GTGGTGGACGATGTAGGTAACCAGACATCGTGCCGGCTAGCGGGGCTAAGGGCAGGGACGGTGTACTTTGTCCAGGTGAGGTGCAACCCAGTGGGGATCTACGGCTCCAGGAAGGCTGGGATCTGGAGTGACTGGAGCCACCCTTCAGCTGCCTCCACACCCCACAGTG AGCGGCTGCAGAGTGGATCATGTGAGCCCAAGCCAGGCGAACAGAACTCCACCCTGCGACGGGAGCTCAAGCAGTTCTTTGGCTGGGTTCGCAAACACGCCTATGGCTGCAGCGGCATGTCAATCAAACTCTACGACCAGTGGCGGGTGTGGCTGCAGAAATCGCATAAAACGCGCAACCAG GAATCCATGTGGAACAGAAAAAGACCTGATGCAAGACGCCAGCGTGTTACACTGCTGTCTGCAGCCCTGGATTAA
- the LOC129855151 gene encoding cytokine receptor-like factor 1 isoform X4, with protein MLSLLCLMLFVPRVFSSSTPVAVIFPQDPALRMGSSLTATCTVSPERGLHANTMYWTMNGKRLPSSTYDLLSPNCLSVTLHHLNGSQQQSGDNLVCHSGDGHVLAGSCLYVGMPPEKPVNLTCWSRNTKDLSCKWTPGGRGETFIKTKYTLKYKLRWYGRERECEEYSTGQRYTCYIPRDLALFTPYEIWVEASNQLGTATSDVITLDILDVVTTDPPDNVHVSRVGELEDQLTVHWGIPPALKDFLFQAKYQIRYRLEDSTEWKVVDDVGNQTSCRLAGLRAGTVYFVQVRCNPVGIYGSRKAGIWSDWSHPSAASTPHSERLQSGSCEPKPGEQNSTLRRELKQFFGWVRKHAYGCSGMSIKLYDQWRVWLQKSHKTRNQVGIHVEQKKT; from the exons ATGCTCTCCTTGTTGTGCCTCATGCTGTTTGTTCCACGTGTGTTCTCCTCATCGACAC CAGTGGCTGTAATCTTCCCCCAGGACCCGGCGTTGCGGATGGGCTCCAGCCTGACGGCCACGTGCACAGTGAGCCCCGAGCGGGGGCTGCATGCCAACACTATGTACTGGACCATGAACGGGAAGAGACTCCCTAGTAGCACGTATGACCTGCTGAGCCCCAACTGCCTCAGTGTCACTCTGCACCACCTCAATGGCTCCCAGCAACAGTCTGGGGACAACCTGGTGTGTCACAGCGGAGATGGACATGTCCTAGCTGGCTCCTGTCTCTACGTGGGCA TGCCCCCGGAGAAGCCGGTCAACCTAACCTGCTGGTCCCGAAACACAAAGGACCTGAGCTGCAAGTGGACCCCTGGGGGTCGGGGCGAAACCTTCATCAAAACCAAATACACCCTCAAGTACAAATTGAG GTGGTACGGGCGAGAGAGGGAATGTGAGGAATACAGCACGGGGCAACGCTACACGTGTTATATCCCCCGGGACTTGGCCCTCTTTACTCCCTACGAGATCTGGGTGGAGGCGTCCAATCAGCTAGGGACTGCCACCTCTGATGTCATCACTCTGGATATCCTGGATGTGG TGACCACAGACCCTCCAGATAATGTCCATGTGAGTCGTGTGGGGGAGCTTGAGGACCAACTGACAGTGCATTGGGGCATCCCCCCGGCACTCAAAGACTTCCTCTTCCAGGCCAAATACCAGATACGCTACCGACTGGAGGACAGCACTGAATGGAAG GTGGTGGACGATGTAGGTAACCAGACATCGTGCCGGCTAGCGGGGCTAAGGGCAGGGACGGTGTACTTTGTCCAGGTGAGGTGCAACCCAGTGGGGATCTACGGCTCCAGGAAGGCTGGGATCTGGAGTGACTGGAGCCACCCTTCAGCTGCCTCCACACCCCACAGTG AGCGGCTGCAGAGTGGATCATGTGAGCCCAAGCCAGGCGAACAGAACTCCACCCTGCGACGGGAGCTCAAGCAGTTCTTTGGCTGGGTTCGCAAACACGCCTATGGCTGCAGCGGCATGTCAATCAAACTCTACGACCAGTGGCGGGTGTGGCTGCAGAAATCGCATAAAACGCGCAACCAGGTAG GAATCCATGTGGAACAGAAAAAGACCTGA
- the LOC129855151 gene encoding cytokine receptor-like factor 1 isoform X2, which produces MLSLLCLMLFVPRVFSSSTPVAVIFPQDPALRMGSSLTATCTVSPERGLHANTMYWTMNGKRLPSSTYDLLSPNCLSVTLHHLNGSQQQSGDNLVCHSGDGHVLAGSCLYVGMPPEKPVNLTCWSRNTKDLSCKWTPGGRGETFIKTKYTLKYKLRWYGRERECEEYSTGQRYTCYIPRDLALFTPYEIWVEASNQLGTATSDVITLDILDVVTTDPPDNVHVSRVGELEDQLTVHWGIPPALKDFLFQAKYQIRYRLEDSTEWKVVDDVGNQTSCRLAGLRAGTVYFVQVRCNPVGIYGSRKAGIWSDWSHPSAASTPHSERLQSGSCEPKPGEQNSTLRRELKQFFGWVRKHAYGCSGMSIKLYDQWRVWLQKSHKTRNQESMWNRKRPDARRQRVTLLSAALD; this is translated from the exons ATGCTCTCCTTGTTGTGCCTCATGCTGTTTGTTCCACGTGTGTTCTCCTCATCGACAC CAGTGGCTGTAATCTTCCCCCAGGACCCGGCGTTGCGGATGGGCTCCAGCCTGACGGCCACGTGCACAGTGAGCCCCGAGCGGGGGCTGCATGCCAACACTATGTACTGGACCATGAACGGGAAGAGACTCCCTAGTAGCACGTATGACCTGCTGAGCCCCAACTGCCTCAGTGTCACTCTGCACCACCTCAATGGCTCCCAGCAACAGTCTGGGGACAACCTGGTGTGTCACAGCGGAGATGGACATGTCCTAGCTGGCTCCTGTCTCTACGTGGGCA TGCCCCCGGAGAAGCCGGTCAACCTAACCTGCTGGTCCCGAAACACAAAGGACCTGAGCTGCAAGTGGACCCCTGGGGGTCGGGGCGAAACCTTCATCAAAACCAAATACACCCTCAAGTACAAATTGAG GTGGTACGGGCGAGAGAGGGAATGTGAGGAATACAGCACGGGGCAACGCTACACGTGTTATATCCCCCGGGACTTGGCCCTCTTTACTCCCTACGAGATCTGGGTGGAGGCGTCCAATCAGCTAGGGACTGCCACCTCTGATGTCATCACTCTGGATATCCTGGATGTGG TGACCACAGACCCTCCAGATAATGTCCATGTGAGTCGTGTGGGGGAGCTTGAGGACCAACTGACAGTGCATTGGGGCATCCCCCCGGCACTCAAAGACTTCCTCTTCCAGGCCAAATACCAGATACGCTACCGACTGGAGGACAGCACTGAATGGAAG GTGGTGGACGATGTAGGTAACCAGACATCGTGCCGGCTAGCGGGGCTAAGGGCAGGGACGGTGTACTTTGTCCAGGTGAGGTGCAACCCAGTGGGGATCTACGGCTCCAGGAAGGCTGGGATCTGGAGTGACTGGAGCCACCCTTCAGCTGCCTCCACACCCCACAGTG AGCGGCTGCAGAGTGGATCATGTGAGCCCAAGCCAGGCGAACAGAACTCCACCCTGCGACGGGAGCTCAAGCAGTTCTTTGGCTGGGTTCGCAAACACGCCTATGGCTGCAGCGGCATGTCAATCAAACTCTACGACCAGTGGCGGGTGTGGCTGCAGAAATCGCATAAAACGCGCAACCAG GAATCCATGTGGAACAGAAAAAGACCTGATGCAAGACGCCAGCGTGTTACACTGCTGTCTGCAGCCCTGGATTAA